In Burkholderia pyrrocinia, the following proteins share a genomic window:
- a CDS encoding LysR substrate-binding domain-containing protein — protein MEIKWIEDFLALAQYQSFSRAAEFRNVTQSGFSRRIQSLEQWIGAELIDRSSFPPVLTPAGRLFRETAEDVLSRLFDTRAIIRTEQRIAGKSLQIAAGHTIALSFLPAWLKALAPHFGEVRARVIPTNVHDSILMLVNGNCELMFAYHHPELPLHLDPAKYEHLTVGLDTLMPACRPNRRSAPAFRLPGTKQNPLPLISYTETSYFGRCLALLLGRAADAPALQLHYESDMAEVLKKLVMEGEGVAWLPRSAIAAELAAGELVPAGPAAWNLEVELRVYRDVSNRSEFLDTLWQHLRAEPSRLV, from the coding sequence ATGGAAATCAAATGGATCGAGGATTTTCTCGCCCTCGCGCAATATCAAAGCTTTTCCCGGGCGGCTGAATTTCGCAACGTCACGCAATCGGGCTTCAGCCGCCGCATTCAGTCGCTCGAGCAGTGGATCGGCGCCGAGCTGATCGACCGCAGCAGCTTTCCTCCAGTGTTGACGCCGGCGGGGCGCCTCTTTCGCGAGACGGCCGAAGACGTGCTCAGCCGGTTGTTCGACACACGAGCGATTATCCGAACCGAGCAGCGAATTGCCGGCAAGAGCTTGCAGATCGCCGCGGGCCACACGATCGCGCTGAGTTTCCTGCCGGCCTGGCTCAAGGCGCTTGCACCGCATTTCGGCGAGGTGCGCGCGCGCGTCATTCCGACGAACGTCCATGACTCGATCCTGATGCTCGTCAACGGCAACTGCGAGCTCATGTTTGCCTATCACCATCCGGAGCTTCCGCTCCATCTCGACCCGGCGAAGTACGAGCACCTGACCGTGGGCCTCGACACGTTGATGCCGGCGTGCAGGCCAAACCGTCGATCGGCGCCGGCCTTTCGCCTGCCCGGAACGAAGCAGAACCCGCTGCCGCTTATTTCGTATACGGAAACCAGCTACTTCGGGCGGTGCCTCGCGTTGCTGCTCGGTCGCGCAGCGGATGCGCCGGCCTTGCAGTTGCACTACGAGTCCGACATGGCCGAGGTGCTGAAGAAACTCGTGATGGAAGGCGAGGGCGTCGCGTGGCTGCCCAGGAGCGCGATCGCCGCCGAACTGGCGGCCGGCGAACTCGTACCGGCCGGGCCGGCGGCGTGGAACCTGGAAGTCGAGCTGCGCGTATATCGCGACGTGTCCAATCGCAGTGAATTCCTGGACACGCTCTGGCAGCATCTGCGCGCGGAGCCTTCCCGGCTCGTCTAG